A single region of the Zootoca vivipara chromosome 2, rZooViv1.1, whole genome shotgun sequence genome encodes:
- the RPN1 gene encoding dolichyl-diphosphooligosaccharide--protein glycosyltransferase subunit 1 — protein sequence MNEPCREGGESIRFARLLSLSAWPAMESVSLLLLLCLGGALAAPELVNEEVKRTVDLGTHLAKVTAELSLANPAGGSGSAASFLLALDPGLESHLAYLGVQVKGEEEEESTLELKETKVKGKSGKFFTVKLPSPLAPGGKIRLSVETVFTHVLQPYPTHITQAEKQFVVFEGNHYFYSPYPTKTQTTRIKLASRNVESYTKLGNPSRSEDMIEYGPFRDVPPYSEDNLKVHYENNSPFLTITTMTRVIEVSHWGNIAVEETVDLKHTGAVLKGPFSRYDYQRQPDSGISSVKSFKTILPAAAQDVYYRDEIGNISTSHLLILDDSVEMEIRPRFPLFGGWKTHYIIGYNLPSYEYLFNLGDQYALKMRFVDHVFDEQVTDSLTVKIILPEGAKNIHVDSPYDISRAPDELHYTYLDTFGRPVIVAHKNNLVEQHIQDIVVHYNFNKILMLQEPLLVVGAFYILFFTVILYVRLDFSITKDPAAEARMKVACITEQVLTLVNKRLRLYRHFDEAVNKYKQSRDISNLNSGKKSLETEHKALTNEIASLQSKLKTEGSDLCDKVSEIQKLDSQVKELVLKSSVEAERLVVGKLKKDTYIENEKMHSNKRQELITKIDNILDAL from the exons ATGAATGAACCTTGCCGCGAGGGAGGGGAGTCTATCCGGTTCGCTCGGCTGCTCAGTCTCTCGGCGTGGCCAGCCATGGAGAgcgtctccctcctcctcctcctctgcttgggGGGCGCCCTGGCTGCCCCGGAGCTGGTCAACGAAGAAGTGAAGAGGACCGTGGACCTCGGCACTCACCTGGCCAAAGTGACGGCCGAGCTGAGCCTGGCCAACCCCGCGGGGGGCTCCGGGTCCGCCGCCTCCTTCCTGCTGGCTCTGGACCCGGGCCTGGAGAGCCACCTGGCCTACCTGGGGGTGCAG GTGAAaggtgaggaagaagaagagagtacTCTTGAGTTGAAGGAgacaaaggtaaaaggtaaaag TGGCAAATTCTTCACTGTAAAACTGCCATCTCCTTTGGCTCCAGGTGGAAAGATTCGCTTATCTGTTGAAACGGTTTTTACACATGTCCTGCAGCCATACCCAACTCATATCACCCAAGCAGAGAAACAGTTTGTGGTTTTTGAGGGCAATCATTATTTTTACTCTCCGTACCCAACCAAGACCCAAACTACTCGGATTAAACTGGCCTCAAGGAACGTGGAAAGCTACACCAAACTAGGCAACCCTAGTCGGTCAGAGGACATGATTGAATATGGACCCTTCAGGGATGTTCCACCATACAGTGAG GATAACCTTAAGGTGCACTATGAAAACAATAGTCCGTTCCTGACTATCACTACCATGACACGTGTCATTGAAGTTTCTCACTGGGGCAATATTGCTGTAGAAGAGACGGTTGACTTGAAGCACACAGGAGCTGTGCTCAAAGGACCTTTCTCCAGATATGACTACCAAAGACAGCCGGACAGTGGAATATCCTCTGTGAAGTCTTTCAAG ACTatccttcctgctgctgctcaagATGTGTATTACAGAGATGAAATTGGCAACATATCCACCAGTCATCTCCTCATTCTGGATGACTCTGTGGAAATGGAGATCCGCCCTCGCTTCCCCCTGTTTGGTGGTTGGAAGACACATTACATCATTGGTTATAACCTGCCTAGCTATGAATACCTCTTTAATCTTG GTGATCAGTATGCCCTGAAGATGAGATTTGTTGACCACGTGTTTGATGAGCAAGTTACAGACTCACTAACTGTAAAGATAATCCTTCCAGAAGGTGCCAA GAATATCCATGTGGATAGTCCATATGACATCAGTCGGGCACCTGATGAACTTCACTACACCTATTTGGACACCTTTGGCCGTCCAGTCATAGTTGCGCACAAGAACAACCTAGTTGAGCAGCACATCCAGGATATTGTG GTGCACTATAATTTTAACAAGATCCTGATGCTGCAAGAACCTCTCCTGGTAGTTGGAGCCTTCTACATTCTGTTCTTTACAGTGATCCTCTATGTGAGGCTGGACTTCTCTATCACTAAG GATCCAGCAGCAGAAGCTAGGATGAAAGTTGCCTGCATCACAGAGCAAGTTCTCACCCTGGTGAATAAGAGACTACGCCTGTACCGCCATTTTGATGAAGCTGTGAATAAGTATAAGCAGTCACGGGATATTTCAAACCTAAACAGTGGCAAAAAATCACTGGAGACTGAACATAAGGCCTTAACCAACGAAATAGCTTCATTGCAGTCCAAGCTGAAGACAGAAGGCTCTGACTTGTGTGACAAA GTTAGCGAAATCCAGAAACTTGATAGCCAAGTAAAGGAGCTGGTCCTGAAATCTTCTGTGGAGGCTGAGCGACTGGTTGTTGGCAAGCTTAAGAAGGATACATACATAGAGAATGAGAAGATGCATTCTAACAAGCGTCAGGAGCTGATCACCAAAATCGACAACATCCTTGATGCGCTATAA